A window of the Tiliqua scincoides isolate rTilSci1 chromosome 5, rTilSci1.hap2, whole genome shotgun sequence genome harbors these coding sequences:
- the LOC136653029 gene encoding olfactory receptor 14I1-like — protein MTSPVADRRPNLTSTSDFLLLELSEVRELRILHFFLFLALYLTAITGNLLIVSAVGLDHHLHTPMYFFLMNLALMDMCTISVIIPKSMANSLMNSRTISYSGCVAQMYFFLFFGGSDFALLTIMAHDRYVAICNPLQYEAIMNKGACTQLAILSWICGAVHAIIHTCGTFNMTFCSHVVDQFFCEVPELMRLSCDDLYLVEVGLLVFSCSAVSRCFVFIITTYVLIFSAVLRMPSAQGRQKALSTCIPHLTVVSVFVLTGLFAYTKPPSNSSSDLDLGFAVVYTTSPSLLNPFIYSMRNKEIRTALWKLFHQRHFPNRIPSLF, from the coding sequence ATGACATCTCCTGTTGCAGACAGAAGACCAAATCTGACCTCCACCTCTGATTTTCTGCTATTAGAATTGTCAGAGGTTCGAGAACTACGGATCTtgcatttctttctcttcctggcCCTGTATTTGACCGCCATAACTGGAAATCTTCTCATCGTTTCTGCAGTAGGCCTTGACCATCACctgcacactcccatgtacttcttcctcatGAATTTAGCCCTGATGGACATGTGCACCATTTCAGTCATCATACCCAAATCGATGGCGAATTCACTCATGAATAGCAGGACCATTTCTTATTCTGGATGTGTCGCTCAAATGTACTTCTTTTTGTTCTTTGGAGGTTCCGACTTTGCGCTCCTGACGATAATGGCACATGACCGTTACGTCGCCATCTGCAATCCACTGCAGTATGAAGCTATTATGAACAAAGGAGCTTGCACTCAGTTGGCGATACTCTCATGGATTTGTGGTGCTGTCCATGCTATTATACACACATGTGGCACCTTTAACATGACCTTTTGCTCTCATGTGGTtgatcagttcttctgtgaagtCCCCGAGTTAATGAGACTCTCTTGTGATGATTTGTACCTAGTTGAAGTGGGGCTTCTTGTGTTTAGTTGCAGTGCAGTGTCTAGGTGTTTTGTCTTCATCATTACAACGTATGTGTTGATATTCAGTGCAgtgctcagaatgccttctgcaCAGGGACGTCAGAAAGCCCTCTCCACTTGCATCCCACACCTCACTGTTGTCTCTGTATTTGTGCTCACTGGACTCTTTGCCTACACAAAACCTCCTAGTAATAGTTCATCTGATCTGGATCTTGGTTTTGCTGTTGTATATACCACATCCCCTTCTTTGCTGAATCCATTCATTTACAGCATGAGAAATAAAGAGATCCGAACTGCATTGTGGAAGTTATTTCATCAGAGGCATTTTCCTAACAGAATCCCAAGTTTGTTTTGA
- the LOC136653033 gene encoding olfactory receptor 14I1-like, with protein sequence MTSPVADRRPNLTSSSDFLLLELSEVRELRILHFFLFLALYLTAMIGNLLIVTVVVLDHHLHTPMYFFLMNLALMDMCTISVIIPKSMANSLMNSRTISYSGCVAQMFFLFFFGGSDFALLTIMAHDRYVAICNPLQYEAIMNKGACTQLVILSWICGAINAIIHTSGTFTMTFCSHVVDQFFCGVPELMRLSCDDLYLVEVGLLVFSCSVVSGCFVFIITTYVLIFSAVLRMPSAQGRQKALSTCIPHLTVVSVFVLTGLFAYTKPPSNISSVLDLGFAVIYTTSPSLLNPFIYSMRNKEIRTALWKLFHQRHFPNIIPSLL encoded by the coding sequence ATGACATCTCCTGTCGCAGACAGAAGACCAAATCTGACCTCCAGCTCTGATTTTCTGCTATTAGAATTGTCAGAGGTCCGAGAACTACGGATCTtgcatttctttctcttcctggcCCTGTATTTGACCGCCATGATTGGAAATCTTCTCATTGTTACTGTAGTAGTCCTTGATCATCACctgcacactcccatgtacttcttcctcatGAATTTAGCCCTGATGGACATGTGCACCATTTCAGTCATCATACCCAAATCGATGGCGAATTCACTCATGAATAGCAGGACCATTTCTTATTCTGGATGTGTTGCTCaaatgttctttcttttcttctttggagGCTCCGACTTTGCGCTCCTGACGATAATGGCACATGACCGTTACGTTGCCATCTGCAATCCACTGCAATATGAAGCTATTATGAACAAAGGAGCTTGCACTCAGTTGGTGATACTCTCGTGGATTTGTGGTGCTATCAATGCTATTATACACACAAGTGGCACCTTCACCATGACCTTTTGCTCTCATGTGGTTGATCAGTTCTTCTGTGGAGTCCCTGAGTTAATGAGACTCTCTTGTGATGATTTGTACCTAGTTGAAGTGGGGCTTCTTGTGTTTAGTTGCAGTGTAGTATCTGGGTGTTTTGTCTTCATCATTACAACGTATGTGTTGATATTCAGTGCAgtgctcagaatgccttctgcaCAAGGACGTCAGAAAGCCCTCTCCACTTGCATCCCACACCTCACTGTTGTCTCTGTATTTGTGCTCACTGGACTCTTTGCCTATACAAAACCTCCTAGTAATATTTCATCTGTTCTGGATCTTGGTTTTGCTGTCATATATACCACATCCCCTTCTTTGCTGAATCCATTCATTTACAGCATGAGAAATAAAGAGATCCGAACTGCATTGTGGAAGTTATTTCATCAGAGGCATTTTCCTAACATAATCCCAAGTTTGTTGTGA
- the LOC136653032 gene encoding olfactory receptor 14I1-like — translation MNIPVMDRRPNLTSTSDFLLLEFSEVREIQILHFFLFLVLYLTAMVGNLFIITIIVLDHHLHTPMYFFLINLALMDMGTISVTVPKSMANSLMNSRTISYYGCVAQVFFFFSFGGSDFVLLTIMAHDRYVAICNPLQYETIMNKGVCIQMAMSAWICGIINGILHTSGTFSRIFCSHVVDQFFCEVPKLIILSCNDLYLVEVGLLVLSCSVMFGCLVFITTYVLIFRAVFRIPSAKGRQKALSTCIPHLTVLSLFACTGIFSYSKPPGNVSSHLDLGFAVIYTIIPFMMNPFIYSMRNKEIQTALWKLFHQRHFPNRIPSLF, via the coding sequence ATGAATATTCCTGTTATGGACAGAAGACCAAATCTCACCTCCACATCTGATTTTCTGCTTCTGGAGTTTTCTGAGGTTCGAGAAATACAGATCTtgcatttctttctcttcctggtTTTGTACTTGACAGCCATGGTTGGAAACCTTTTCATCATTACTATAATAGTCCTTGATCATCACCTGCACACTCctatgtacttcttcctgattAACCTGGCCCTGATGGACATGGGCACTATTTCTGTCACCGTTCCCAAATCAATGGCTAACTCACTCATGAATAGCAGGACCATTTCATATTATGGATGTGTTGCTcaggtgttcttttttttctcctttggaggctcagatTTTGTGCTTCTGACCATCATGGCACATGACCGATATGTCGCCATCTGCAATCCACTACAATATGAAACTATTATGAACAAAGGTGTTTGCATTCAGATGGCAATGAGTGCATGGATTTGTGGCATTATCAATGGTATTTTGCACACAAGTGGTACTTTTAGCAGGATCTTTTGCTCTCATGTGGTtgatcagttcttctgtgaagtTCCCAAGTTAATCATACTGTCCTGCAATGATTTGTACTTAGTTGAGGTTGGACTTCTTGTCCTGAGTTGTAGTGTAATGTTTGGTTGTTTAGTCTTCATTACAACGTATGTGTTGATTTTCAGGGCAGTGTTCAGAATCCCTTCCGCAAAGGGACGTCAGAAAGCCCTCTCCACTTGCATCCCACACCTCACTGTTCTCTCTTTGTTTGCATGTACTGGAATCTTTTCTTATAGTAAACCTCCTGGTAATGTTTCATCTCACCTGGATCTAGGCTTTGCTGTCATATATACCATAATCCCTTTTATGATGAATCCATTCATTTACAGCATGAGAAATAAAGAGATCCAAACTGCATTGTGGAAGTTATTTCATCAGAGGCATTTTCCTAACAGAATCCCAAGTTTGTTTTGA
- the LOC136653031 gene encoding olfactory receptor 14C36-like — MAKSNVRCVNGDRILNLTSTSDFLLHEFSEVRELQILHSFAFLTLYLTTMIGNLLIITLVVLDRNLHTPMYFFLMNLALVDMGTISVIIPKSIANAFISSRSISYCGCVAQVFFFLFFEATDLFLLTIMAHDRYVAICNPLHYEAIMNKGACIQMASCAWISGFLYGAIHATGTFAISFCCNVVDQFFCEIPKLLKLSCTDLYLIEVGLLVLGSSAGFGCFIFIITTYVSIFTVVLRIPSARGRQKALSTCLPHLIVVSVLMFTGLFVYARPPSNSSSDLDLSLAVIYSIFPPMLNPFIYSMRNKEIQTALWNLLHRRNFSKKLLL; from the exons ATGGCAAAAA GCAACGTAAGATGTGTGAATGGGGACAGAATTCTCAATCTCACCTCCACTTCTGATTTTCTGCTACATGAATTCTCAGAGGTCCGGGAACTACAGATCTTGCACTCCTTTGCGTTCCTCACTTTGTACTTGACAACCATGATTGGAAATCTTCTCATCATTACTTTAGTGGTTCTTGATCGTaacctgcacacccccatgtacttcttcctgatgaacttAGCACTGGTGGACATGGGCACCATTTCTGTCATTATACCCAAATCTATTGCTAATGCGTTTATTAGCAGCAGAAGCATTTCTTATTGTGGATGTGTTGCCCAAGTGTTCTTCTTTCTGTTCTTTGAAGCCACAGATTTATTTCTCTTAACCATTATGGCGCATGACCGTTATGTCGCCATCTGCAATCCACTACACTATGAAGCTATTATGAACAAAGGGGCCTGCATTCAGATGGCATCCTGTGCATGGATTAGTGGTTTTCTCTATGGTGCTATACATGCGACTGGCACCTTTGCCATCAGCTTTTGCTGTAATGTTGTtgatcagttcttctgtgaaatccccaAGTTACTAAAACTCTCCTGCACTGATTTGTACTTAATTGAAGTTGGGCTTCTTGTGCTTGGTTCTAGTGCAGGGTTTGGATGCTTTATCTTCATCATCACAACTTATGTGTCGATTTTCACTGTTGTGCTCAGAATTCCTTCTGCACGAGGTCGTCAGAAAGCCCTCTCCACTTGCCTTCCGCACCTCATTGTTGTCTCTGTGCTTATGTTCACTGGACTTTTTGTCTATGCAAGGCCCCCCAGTAATAGTTCATCAGATTTGGATCTTAGTTTAGCTGTCATATATAGCATCTTCCCTCCTATGCTGAATCCATTCATTTATAGCATGAGAAATAAAGAGATCCAGACTGCATTGTGGAATTTATTGCACCGAAGAAACTTTTCTAAGAAGTTACTTCTGTGA